Within the Pseudomonadota bacterium genome, the region GTTCGACACCCGTGCCACGTGCTCGGGCAGCGCGGTGCGGTTTTCGATCGGCCCGAACAGCCGCCCGAATCGCAAGATGTCGTCGTCGGTCCAGTGTTGCCCGCGAAACAGCAACAGCGAGTGTGCCTCGAAGGCGGCACGGACCGCGGGGTACAGGTGGTTGGGTGTTGCGTCGGTCAGATCGACGCCGTGAACCTCGACCCCGAACTCGGCGTGCAGCGGGGTGGTGTGCAATGTGACATCGATGGCAGCGATCCTGCGGTTGAGGCGAGACTGACCGTCTGTCACTGTCGGTCTGTGACCGTTCGCGCCAGCGTGGTCGGCTCCACCGACCAAACGGCCGCGTGGAAATCCGACGCTCAGTGACAGGTTGCGAGATAGTGCACGAATCGGCACAAAAAAACCGCGCTCCGTGGCCGAATTCGGGCGGTTTGAGAGCGGAAATTGCAGACGGTGCCTTGACGCGCTCGGTGGCCCTTTGGCTCGCACTGCCACTGGGGGCCAGCGTACACATTTGATGCTAGCATTACGCTTTTTTGCGCCGGGCCACCGTACAAAACGCTGGACGCGATCGCCACGGGTCGCTGGGTCCAGGGGCGGGGTGTTCCTTGTTTGTGCAAACCCAATCCAGTTGTGGAACCCGTACCGATGAGTGTGAATGAAGAGCAATCTGATGCCCACGTAATCAAGATGATGGGCATCGTGATGGGGGCGTTGGTAGCGCTCTTTGTTTTCATCTTGATCAGCGCCCAGATCCTGGGCGGCATGGTCGATAAATCCGACGACAGCTACCTGCTGGCGGCCATGGAAGACCGGATCGCACCGGTCGGTCAGCTGCAAACGACGCTGCCGGACCCGTCTCTGGTCGCCATGGCATCAGCAGACCCCGAGCCCGCCATCGTCATTCCCGAGCCGGCACCCGGGCGCACCACACACACGGTGAAGATGCTCAACTCTGGCGCGGACGGGCAGATGGTGTTCGAGCCTGCCTACCTGCAGGCACAACCGGGCGACGTCGTGGTTTTTGAAGCGGCTGACGTGTCGCACAACTCCCGCTCCGTGCTGGTGCCCGACGGCGCCGCCGACTGGTCGGGCGGCATGAGCGAGACGGTGGCGGTGCGACTGGAGGATGAAGGCGTCTACATTTACGTCTGTGACCCGCACCTCGCGATGGCGATGGTCGGTGTGATTCAGGTCGGTGCGCCGTCGAACCTCGACGCAGCGCTCGCCAAAGCCGAGGAGATGGAAGGCGGCTTTGCCATGGAGCAGGGACGTCTGCTCGGGTACATGGACCAGGTCGACCCGAACCTGCAGACGGTCGCACTCGCCGCGGCCGACACCGCAGCGGACGA harbors:
- a CDS encoding pseudoazurin, giving the protein MSVNEEQSDAHVIKMMGIVMGALVALFVFILISAQILGGMVDKSDDSYLLAAMEDRIAPVGQLQTTLPDPSLVAMASADPEPAIVIPEPAPGRTTHTVKMLNSGADGQMVFEPAYLQAQPGDVVVFEAADVSHNSRSVLVPDGAADWSGGMSETVAVRLEDEGVYIYVCDPHLAMAMVGVIQVGAPSNLDAALAKAEEMEGGFAMEQGRLLGYMDQVDPNLQTVALAAADTAADESESTSAAAAPAAAAGPTVHRVKMLNAGADGAMVFEPAFVQAAVGDTVIFEPTDAAHNARSVLVPDGATEWNGALSEEITVTLDAEGVYIYLCDPHAVMAMAGVIQVGAATNMDAARAKAAELEGTFLMAQGRLNGYLDLVDTSLESGADTASAESDAGDASADAAAAESPAAEPVVHRVKMLNAGADGAMVFEPAFVQAAVGDT